In one window of Mesorhizobium sp. B2-1-1 DNA:
- the rpsA gene encoding 30S ribosomal protein S1 — translation MSVANPSRDDFASMLEESFTAGHSGEGQVVRGTITAIEKDMAIIDVGLKVEGRVPLKEFGAKGKESTLKVGDTVEVYVERIENALGEAMLSREKARREESWVRLEEKFTKGERVEGVIFNQVKGGFTVDLDGAVAFLPRSQVDIRPIRDVSPLMHNPQPFEILKMDRRRGNIVVSRRTVLEESRAEQRSEIVQNLEEGQVVEGVVKNITDYGAFVDLGGIDGLLHVTDMAWRRVNHPTEILNIGQTVKVQIIRINQETHRISLGMKQLESDPWSEIGTKFPIGKKIKGTVTNITDYGAFVELEPGIEGLIHVSEMSWTKKNVHPGKILSTTQEVDVVVLEVDPAKRRISLGLKQTLENPWEAFARSHPVGSQVEGEVKNKTEFGLFIGLEGDVDGMVHLSDLDWTRPGEQVIEEYNRGDMVKAQVLDVDIEKERISLGIKQLARDTVGEAATSGELRKNAVVTCEVIGVKDGGLEVRLVESGIETFIKRSDLSRDRDEQRPERFTVGQKVDARVIAFDKKTRKLQVSIKALEIAEEKEAVAQYGSTDSGASLGDILGAALKKQGS, via the coding sequence ATGTCTGTAGCAAATCCCTCTCGCGATGATTTCGCGAGCATGCTCGAAGAATCATTCACCGCCGGCCATTCCGGCGAGGGCCAGGTTGTCCGGGGCACGATCACCGCGATCGAAAAGGACATGGCCATCATCGACGTCGGCCTCAAGGTCGAAGGCCGCGTGCCGCTGAAGGAATTCGGCGCCAAGGGCAAAGAATCCACCCTCAAGGTCGGCGACACGGTCGAAGTCTATGTCGAGCGTATCGAGAACGCGCTTGGCGAAGCCATGCTGTCGCGCGAGAAGGCTCGCCGCGAAGAGAGCTGGGTGCGTCTCGAAGAGAAGTTCACCAAGGGTGAGCGCGTCGAAGGCGTCATCTTCAACCAGGTCAAGGGTGGCTTTACCGTCGACCTCGACGGCGCCGTGGCGTTCCTGCCGCGCAGCCAGGTCGACATCCGCCCGATCCGCGACGTCTCGCCGCTGATGCACAACCCGCAGCCTTTCGAGATCCTCAAGATGGATCGCCGCCGCGGCAACATCGTGGTGTCGCGCCGCACCGTGCTCGAGGAGAGCCGCGCCGAACAGCGTTCGGAAATCGTGCAGAACCTCGAAGAGGGACAGGTTGTCGAAGGCGTGGTCAAGAACATCACCGACTACGGTGCGTTCGTCGACCTCGGCGGCATCGACGGCCTGCTGCATGTCACCGACATGGCATGGCGCCGCGTCAACCATCCGACCGAGATCCTCAACATCGGCCAGACGGTCAAGGTGCAGATCATCCGCATCAACCAGGAAACGCACCGTATCTCGCTCGGCATGAAGCAGCTCGAGAGCGATCCTTGGTCGGAGATCGGCACCAAGTTCCCGATCGGCAAGAAGATCAAGGGCACCGTCACCAACATCACCGACTACGGCGCGTTCGTCGAGTTGGAGCCGGGCATCGAAGGCCTCATCCACGTTTCGGAAATGTCGTGGACCAAGAAGAACGTGCATCCCGGCAAGATCCTGTCGACGACGCAGGAAGTCGATGTCGTGGTGCTCGAAGTCGATCCGGCCAAGCGCCGCATCTCGCTCGGTCTCAAGCAGACGCTGGAGAACCCGTGGGAGGCTTTCGCTCGCAGCCATCCGGTCGGCAGCCAGGTCGAGGGCGAGGTCAAGAACAAGACCGAGTTCGGCCTGTTCATCGGCCTGGAAGGCGACGTGGACGGCATGGTGCACCTTTCCGACCTCGACTGGACCCGTCCGGGCGAGCAGGTGATCGAGGAGTACAATCGCGGCGACATGGTCAAGGCGCAGGTGCTCGACGTCGACATCGAGAAGGAGCGCATCTCGCTCGGCATCAAGCAGCTGGCCCGCGACACGGTTGGCGAAGCGGCGACTTCAGGCGAGCTGCGCAAGAACGCCGTCGTCACCTGTGAGGTCATCGGCGTCAAGGATGGCGGTCTGGAAGTGCGGCTGGTGGAAAGCGGCATCGAGACCTTCATCAAGCGCTCCGACCTTTCCCGTGACCGCGACGAGCAGCGCCCCGAGCGCTTCACCGTCGGCCAGAAGGTCGACGCCCGCGTCATCGCCTTCGACAAGAAGACCCGCAAGCTGCAGGTCTCGATCAAGGCGCTGGAAATCGCCGAGGAGAAGGAAGCGGTCGCCCAGTACGGCTCGACCGACTCCGGCGCCTCGCTGGGCGACATCCTGGGCGCCGCGCTGAAGAAGCAGGGCAGCTAA
- a CDS encoding SDR family NAD(P)-dependent oxidoreductase, whose protein sequence is MTETLQGRHIVVTGGTGALGGAVVGKLLGEGAVCHVPNAHAAAPSHFPFTTHENVRLAHNVDLSDSAKVEAFYAQVPALWGSIHLAGGFAKAPVEKIESASFAEMMDTNARTAFLCSRAAVRSMLAAGTAGRVVNVTARAGLDPRRGSGMVAYAASKAAVAAMTVAMAEELKHQGILVNAVAPSTLDTPANRADMPDADFSKWVSLEAAAEAIAYLASPANQAMSGTLVPLYGRA, encoded by the coding sequence ATGACGGAAACACTTCAGGGCAGGCACATCGTTGTGACCGGTGGGACCGGTGCGCTCGGCGGCGCGGTCGTCGGCAAGCTGCTGGGCGAGGGCGCGGTCTGCCATGTGCCGAACGCCCATGCCGCGGCACCTTCGCATTTCCCTTTCACCACCCACGAGAACGTCAGGCTGGCACACAATGTCGACCTGTCGGACTCCGCCAAGGTCGAAGCCTTCTATGCCCAGGTTCCCGCCCTGTGGGGATCGATCCATCTGGCCGGCGGCTTTGCCAAGGCGCCTGTGGAGAAGATCGAATCCGCCTCCTTTGCCGAGATGATGGATACCAATGCCCGCACCGCGTTCCTGTGCAGCCGTGCGGCGGTGCGCTCGATGCTGGCGGCGGGCACCGCCGGCCGCGTCGTCAATGTCACGGCACGCGCCGGGCTCGATCCGCGCCGCGGCTCGGGCATGGTCGCCTATGCCGCCTCCAAAGCAGCGGTCGCGGCGATGACGGTGGCGATGGCGGAAGAGCTGAAGCACCAGGGCATCCTGGTCAATGCGGTGGCCCCCTCGACGCTCGACACGCCGGCCAACCGTGCCGACATGCCGGATGCCGATTTCAGCAAATGGGTCAGCCTTGAAGCGGCGGCCGAGGCCATCGCCTACCTTGCCTCGCCCGCCAACCAGGCGATGAGCGGCACGCTGGTGCCGCTCTACGGTCGCGCGTAA
- a CDS encoding 5-guanidino-2-oxopentanoate decarboxylase, translated as MTTIGEALISLLEAHGVDTVFGIPGVHTVELYRGLVRSGIRHVTPRHEQGAGFMADGYARAGGRPGVAFVITGPGLTNTITAMAQARADSVPMLVISGVNATPTLGKGLGFLHELPDQRGMMEKVALFSQRITEAGELPGALARAFALFSSSRPGPVHIEIPTDVMVKPADGIAAVLSNAAPPAAGATAIAAAASLCAAARHPLILAGGGAKRAEDALRRLAERLGAPVVETTNARGLLHRHPLCVPASPSLKAVRALMGEADLVIAAGTEFGPTDYDGYGDGGFVLPANLIRIDIGADQLARRPATVAIQADCAEAIEALLAALGSVDAGRQDGKNRAAAARKAARAELTPVHAAQVHAVEAIRDALPGAIIVGDSTQPVYAANLYYDHDRPGGWFNAATGFGALGYGPPAAVGAALAMPDAPIVCLTGDGGFQFTLPELGAALDAAAPVIFVVWNNRGYREIETSMLDVGVEPVGVSPAPPDFCKLAEAYGIGAERIADTGALPLALKRARATGLPRVIEITVE; from the coding sequence GTGACCACCATTGGCGAAGCGTTGATTTCACTGCTCGAGGCGCATGGCGTCGACACCGTGTTCGGTATTCCCGGCGTCCACACGGTCGAGCTTTATCGCGGGTTGGTGCGTTCGGGGATCCGCCATGTCACGCCGCGCCACGAGCAGGGCGCGGGCTTCATGGCCGACGGCTATGCGCGCGCCGGCGGCCGGCCGGGCGTCGCCTTCGTCATCACCGGCCCGGGGCTGACCAACACCATCACCGCCATGGCACAGGCGCGCGCCGATTCGGTGCCGATGCTGGTAATCTCGGGCGTCAACGCCACGCCGACGCTTGGCAAGGGCCTGGGCTTCCTGCACGAGCTGCCGGACCAGCGCGGCATGATGGAAAAGGTGGCGCTGTTTTCGCAACGCATCACCGAGGCCGGCGAACTGCCCGGCGCGCTCGCCCGTGCCTTCGCGCTGTTTTCCTCGTCGCGGCCGGGCCCGGTGCATATCGAGATTCCGACCGACGTCATGGTCAAGCCTGCCGATGGGATCGCGGCGGTGCTGAGCAATGCCGCGCCACCGGCTGCCGGGGCGACGGCCATCGCCGCGGCGGCCAGCCTTTGTGCGGCGGCTCGGCACCCGCTCATCCTGGCCGGCGGCGGCGCCAAGCGCGCCGAGGATGCGCTGCGGCGCCTGGCCGAAAGGCTGGGCGCGCCGGTCGTCGAGACGACCAATGCGCGCGGCCTGCTCCACCGCCATCCGCTCTGCGTACCGGCCAGTCCCAGCCTGAAAGCCGTCCGCGCGCTGATGGGCGAGGCCGATCTGGTCATTGCCGCCGGCACCGAGTTCGGCCCAACCGATTATGACGGCTATGGCGATGGCGGATTTGTCCTGCCGGCCAATCTGATCCGCATCGACATCGGCGCCGATCAGCTGGCGCGCCGTCCGGCGACGGTGGCCATCCAGGCCGACTGCGCCGAGGCGATCGAAGCCTTGCTTGCCGCGCTCGGCTCGGTCGACGCGGGCAGGCAGGACGGGAAGAACCGCGCCGCGGCGGCGCGAAAGGCGGCTCGCGCCGAACTGACCCCCGTCCATGCGGCGCAGGTCCATGCGGTGGAAGCCATCCGCGACGCCCTGCCGGGCGCGATCATCGTCGGCGACTCCACCCAGCCCGTCTACGCGGCCAACCTCTATTACGATCACGACCGGCCGGGCGGCTGGTTCAACGCCGCCACCGGCTTCGGCGCGCTGGGCTACGGCCCGCCGGCGGCGGTGGGCGCGGCGCTCGCCATGCCCGACGCGCCGATCGTCTGCCTCACCGGCGACGGTGGCTTCCAGTTCACCTTACCCGAGCTCGGCGCGGCGCTCGATGCCGCGGCACCCGTTATCTTCGTCGTCTGGAATAACAGGGGCTATCGCGAGATCGAGACTTCGATGCTCGACGTCGGCGTGGAACCCGTCGGCGTGTCCCCGGCACCGCCGGATTTCTGCAAACTGGCCGAGGCCTATGGCATCGGCGCCGAACGGATCGCCGATACCGGCGCCTTACCACTCGCGCTGAAGCGCGCCCGGGCAACGGGGTTGCCGCGCGTCATCGAAATCACGGTCGAGTGA
- a CDS encoding TetR family transcriptional regulator C-terminal domain-containing protein yields MPDAADPAPMNAPSRRKFRREGEERRRQDLIEATLDSVAEHGLQGATLRTIALRAGVTAGLIRHYFPGKEELLQEAYTALVGRMTEQAKAALVMEDASPRQRLAAFVTANLNAPIIDARVFSLWATFIGRAGADPTLARAHREGYLGFRNEVEAVVAEVLAAEQCKPDASQLRHHAIAINAIIDGLWIEGCLAGEMFSPGELAAIGIKAVEAELGLEPERGEH; encoded by the coding sequence ATGCCTGACGCGGCCGATCCTGCGCCAATGAATGCGCCATCCCGCCGCAAGTTTCGTCGCGAGGGCGAGGAGCGGCGGCGGCAGGATCTGATCGAGGCGACTCTGGACAGCGTGGCCGAACATGGGCTGCAGGGCGCCACCTTGCGCACCATCGCATTGCGTGCCGGCGTCACCGCGGGGCTGATCCGGCACTATTTCCCCGGCAAGGAAGAACTGCTGCAGGAGGCCTATACGGCACTGGTCGGCCGCATGACCGAGCAGGCGAAAGCAGCATTGGTCATGGAAGATGCCTCGCCGCGGCAACGCCTTGCGGCTTTCGTCACCGCCAACCTCAACGCGCCGATCATCGACGCGCGGGTTTTTTCGCTCTGGGCAACCTTCATCGGCCGCGCCGGTGCGGATCCGACCCTGGCCCGTGCCCACCGCGAAGGCTATCTCGGCTTTCGCAACGAGGTGGAGGCGGTTGTGGCCGAAGTGCTCGCCGCCGAACAGTGCAAGCCGGACGCAAGCCAGTTGCGCCACCATGCCATCGCGATCAACGCGATCATCGACGGACTCTGGATCGAAGGCTGCCTGGCCGGCGAGATGTTCTCGCCCGGCGAATTGGCGGCGATTGGGATCAAGGCTGTCGAAGCCGAGCTCGGCCTCGAGCCGGAAAGGGGAGAACACTAG
- a CDS encoding dimethylarginine dimethylaminohydrolase family protein, with product MSAFGSQSMAATLRRVLMRSAANAMRDADRSAWHYGPGFNPAKAASQHAALAELVAASGAEIEWIEDKADGLSDSVFTHDPSLMTGRGALILSMGKPLRAREPSLHEETYTRLGIPILGRVEAPGQVEGGDCVWVDARTLAIGRGVRSNQEGIQQVSNLLTPLGVSVYGFDLPLWQGEEACLHLMSVISPLADDLALVYSPLLPAPFYQMLKARGIRLVEGDAEEFAASNGLSLNVLPTSPLKVIAVAGFPKTKAAMEAAGCMVEVFEADALCIACEGGPTCLTRPILRQ from the coding sequence ATGAGCGCTTTCGGATCACAGTCCATGGCGGCGACGCTGCGGCGCGTGCTGATGCGGTCGGCGGCCAACGCCATGCGCGACGCCGACAGATCTGCCTGGCACTATGGCCCGGGGTTCAATCCGGCGAAAGCTGCCTCGCAGCACGCGGCCCTTGCTGAGTTGGTAGCGGCTTCCGGCGCTGAAATCGAATGGATCGAAGACAAGGCCGACGGACTTTCGGATTCGGTGTTCACGCACGACCCATCGCTGATGACCGGTCGCGGCGCGCTGATCCTGTCCATGGGTAAGCCACTACGCGCCAGGGAGCCCTCGCTGCATGAGGAAACCTACACAAGGCTGGGCATTCCGATCCTCGGCCGCGTCGAGGCTCCTGGTCAGGTCGAAGGCGGTGATTGTGTCTGGGTGGACGCCCGCACGCTGGCGATCGGGCGCGGTGTCCGCTCCAACCAGGAAGGCATCCAGCAGGTTTCCAACCTGCTGACGCCGCTGGGCGTTTCCGTCTACGGCTTTGATCTGCCGCTGTGGCAGGGCGAAGAGGCGTGCCTGCACCTGATGTCGGTGATCAGCCCGTTGGCCGACGACCTCGCGCTGGTTTATTCGCCGCTTTTGCCGGCCCCGTTCTATCAAATGCTGAAGGCACGCGGCATCCGGCTGGTCGAAGGCGATGCCGAGGAGTTCGCTGCTTCCAACGGCCTCAGCCTTAACGTACTGCCGACTAGCCCGCTCAAGGTCATTGCCGTTGCAGGCTTTCCCAAGACCAAGGCCGCGATGGAGGCCGCGGGCTGCATGGTTGAAGTCTTCGAGGCGGATGCGCTCTGCATCGCCTGCGAAGGTGGGCCGACATGCCTGACGCGGCCGATCCTGCGCCAATGA
- a CDS encoding ABC transporter ATP-binding protein — MSTAGVAAAPSGEAQNGAAEAIHVENLHKKFGELHVLKGVSLSARDGEVIAIIGGSGSGKSTLLRCINCLENPTSGIIRVNGEEIKLKADSHGHTVPADRRQIERIRSKLGMVFQNFNLWSHMTLIENVIEVPVHVLGVKRDAAIAQAEKLLVRVGLAEKRDVYPAYLSGGQQQRAAIARALAINPRVMLFDEPTSALDPELVGEVLRVIGDLAREGRTMVLVTHEMKFAREVATHVVYLYNGLVEEEGPPEQIFGAPRSERLKQFIRNIG; from the coding sequence TTGAGCACGGCGGGAGTTGCCGCAGCCCCATCCGGTGAGGCGCAAAATGGCGCCGCCGAAGCCATCCACGTCGAGAACCTGCACAAGAAATTCGGTGAGCTGCACGTGCTGAAGGGCGTCTCGCTGTCGGCGCGCGACGGCGAGGTCATCGCCATCATCGGCGGTTCGGGCTCAGGCAAATCGACGCTGTTGCGCTGCATCAACTGCCTGGAGAATCCGACCAGCGGCATCATTCGCGTCAATGGCGAGGAGATCAAGCTGAAGGCGGACAGCCACGGCCATACCGTGCCGGCCGACCGCAGGCAGATCGAACGCATCCGCTCCAAGCTCGGCATGGTGTTCCAGAATTTCAATCTGTGGAGCCACATGACGCTGATCGAGAACGTCATCGAGGTTCCCGTGCATGTGCTGGGCGTCAAGCGCGACGCGGCGATCGCCCAGGCCGAAAAACTGCTCGTCCGCGTCGGCCTCGCCGAAAAGCGGGATGTCTATCCGGCCTACCTGTCGGGCGGCCAGCAGCAGCGCGCCGCGATCGCTCGCGCATTGGCGATCAATCCGCGCGTCATGCTGTTCGACGAACCGACCTCGGCGCTCGACCCCGAACTGGTCGGCGAGGTGCTTAGAGTGATCGGCGATCTGGCGCGCGAAGGCCGCACCATGGTGCTGGTCACCCACGAGATGAAGTTCGCGCGCGAGGTCGCGACGCATGTCGTCTATCTCTACAATGGACTGGTCGAGGAGGAAGGCCCGCCGGAGCAGATCTTCGGCGCGCCCAGATCCGAAAGGCTCAAGCAATTCATTCGCAACATCGGCTAG
- a CDS encoding transporter substrate-binding domain-containing protein: MKTVLKTFAAALLLGVAAMGVAKADPVKIGIAAEPYPPFTSPDASGKWVGWEIEFIDAVCAEEKLDCVITPVAWDGIIPALTTKKIDLIVSSMSITDERKKTIDFSDKYYNTPTAIIGPKDQKFGSAPDDLKGKILGVQVSTVHAVYAKKHFGATASEIKEYQTQDEANNDLAAGRLDAVQADSIALGEFLKTDQGKACCDLKGMVAPDDEVLGPGVGAGVRKEDTELKEKINAGIKAIRANGKYDEISKKYFDFDIYGGSGAQSN, encoded by the coding sequence ATGAAGACTGTTCTGAAGACGTTCGCCGCAGCGCTGCTGCTCGGCGTCGCCGCCATGGGCGTAGCCAAGGCCGATCCGGTCAAGATCGGCATCGCCGCCGAGCCGTATCCGCCGTTCACCTCGCCGGATGCTTCGGGCAAATGGGTCGGCTGGGAGATCGAGTTCATCGACGCCGTCTGCGCCGAGGAGAAGCTCGACTGCGTCATCACGCCCGTCGCCTGGGACGGCATCATCCCGGCGCTGACCACCAAGAAGATCGACCTTATCGTCTCTTCGATGTCGATCACCGACGAACGCAAGAAGACGATCGACTTCTCGGATAAGTACTACAACACGCCGACGGCGATCATCGGACCGAAGGACCAGAAATTCGGCTCCGCGCCGGACGATCTCAAGGGCAAGATCCTGGGCGTCCAGGTATCGACCGTGCATGCCGTCTACGCCAAGAAGCATTTCGGCGCCACGGCATCCGAGATCAAGGAGTACCAGACGCAGGACGAGGCCAACAACGACCTTGCCGCCGGGCGCCTCGATGCGGTCCAGGCCGATTCCATCGCGCTTGGCGAGTTCCTCAAGACCGACCAGGGCAAAGCCTGCTGCGACCTGAAGGGCATGGTGGCTCCGGACGACGAAGTGCTCGGACCGGGCGTCGGCGCCGGCGTGCGCAAGGAAGACACCGAGTTGAAGGAAAAGATCAACGCCGGCATCAAGGCGATCCGCGCCAATGGCAAGTATGACGAGATCTCGAAGAAATACTTCGATTTCGACATATATGGCGGCAGCGGCGCGCAGTCGAACTGA
- a CDS encoding ABC transporter permease produces the protein MLGLLHSLEIAVGATIVGLLIGTGGAYGKLYGGPVVRDLLAVYTTIVRAVPELVLILLLYYAGTDLINQMLTAMGYQRIDISGLVAGIAVLGFVQGAYSTEVIRGAILAVPQGQIEAARAYGMSPGLLLRRITLPAMLPFAIPGLANLWLIATKDTALLAVVGFFELTLATRQAAGVTKAYLIFYLAAGMLYLAVTLFSNLILGRVEKWARRGMPSIKEAH, from the coding sequence ATGCTTGGGCTGCTGCATTCGCTTGAGATCGCCGTCGGCGCCACGATCGTCGGACTGTTGATCGGAACCGGCGGTGCCTATGGCAAGCTTTATGGCGGCCCCGTGGTGCGCGACCTGCTGGCGGTCTACACGACCATCGTGCGCGCGGTACCGGAACTGGTGCTGATCCTGCTCCTCTACTACGCCGGTACCGACCTGATAAACCAGATGCTGACCGCCATGGGCTATCAACGCATCGACATCAGCGGGCTGGTGGCCGGCATCGCGGTGCTCGGTTTCGTCCAAGGCGCCTACTCGACCGAGGTCATACGCGGCGCCATCCTTGCCGTCCCACAAGGCCAGATCGAGGCCGCCCGCGCTTACGGCATGTCTCCCGGCCTTCTCTTGCGGCGCATCACGTTGCCGGCAATGCTGCCCTTCGCCATTCCAGGTCTCGCCAATCTGTGGCTGATCGCCACCAAGGATACGGCGCTGCTGGCCGTGGTCGGCTTCTTCGAATTGACGTTGGCGACGCGGCAGGCGGCGGGCGTCACCAAGGCCTATCTGATATTCTATCTCGCGGCCGGCATGCTCTATCTGGCCGTGACGCTGTTTTCGAACCTCATTCTTGGTCGCGTCGAGAAATGGGCGCGGCGCGGCATGCCTTCGATCAAGGAAGCACACTGA
- a CDS encoding ABC transporter permease yields the protein MASEAAIINSAARASLWLQPHRIVLILIALGLVLSAAFFMRWDWLPQYYGLALLGIWRALWILAVTCLLGFLIAVPVGLAQAGGPIWFAAPAKIFCTIIRGTPLLLQLWLLYYGLGSLFPQYPWIRESWMWPYLRQAWPYAVLALTLSFAGYEGEVMRGAFAGVPKGQLEAARAFGMSRWKIFRRIWLPQAFYRALPTLTGETVLQLKSTPLVATISVIDIFAVSSKVRQDTYLTYEPLLLLALIYMAITGILVFAFGRIEARIPNKIG from the coding sequence ATGGCGAGCGAAGCGGCCATCATCAACAGCGCGGCTCGCGCCTCGCTCTGGCTGCAACCGCATCGCATCGTGCTGATCCTGATTGCGCTGGGGCTGGTGCTGTCCGCTGCGTTCTTCATGCGCTGGGACTGGCTGCCGCAATATTACGGCCTGGCCCTGCTCGGCATCTGGCGCGCGCTGTGGATCCTGGCCGTCACCTGTCTGTTGGGCTTCCTGATCGCCGTGCCGGTCGGATTGGCACAGGCTGGCGGCCCGATCTGGTTCGCGGCGCCGGCGAAGATCTTCTGCACCATCATCAGGGGAACGCCGCTGCTGTTACAGCTGTGGCTGCTTTACTACGGGCTGGGTTCGTTGTTTCCGCAATATCCGTGGATCCGGGAATCCTGGATGTGGCCCTATCTCAGGCAGGCATGGCCTTACGCCGTCCTGGCGCTGACGCTCTCGTTCGCGGGTTACGAGGGCGAAGTGATGCGCGGCGCCTTTGCCGGCGTGCCGAAGGGGCAGCTCGAAGCCGCACGTGCGTTCGGCATGAGCCGCTGGAAGATCTTCCGGCGTATCTGGCTGCCGCAGGCCTTCTACCGGGCGCTGCCGACGCTGACGGGGGAAACCGTGCTGCAGTTGAAATCGACGCCGCTGGTGGCTACCATCAGCGTCATCGACATCTTCGCCGTTTCGTCGAAAGTCAGACAGGACACTTACCTCACCTATGAGCCCTTGCTGCTGCTTGCCTTGATCTATATGGCGATCACCGGCATTCTGGTCTTCGCCTTCGGCAGGATCGAGGCGCGGATTCCGAACAAGATCGGCTAG
- a CDS encoding Ldh family oxidoreductase yields MQLSLEQATGLCRMAALGAGANEEAAQSLTASIISAEAEGLSTVGLSHFIDYLEALEAGRIDGNAEPVITRPALAVYLSDAQGGLAHTGFDRTLDELAKAARLFGVAIFSQKNAYTCGALGYFTGRLAAQGLVSFAATNGPAVLAGSGSVKPVYCTNPMSFAAPAADGPPLVIDQSSSATAFVNIRKAAEDGKKIPEGWALDASGNPTTDPAAAMKGAMLAFGGQRGANIALMVEVLAAGLSGANWSLDAPWFTGGPDNPGTGLFVLAVEPKLLDPDFEQRMKDQLDRLRRRYGVHIPGRSRAEAAEKAAARGIKVSKAVVQRISEFAERYSA; encoded by the coding sequence ATGCAACTCAGTCTCGAACAGGCAACCGGGCTGTGCCGCATGGCGGCGCTGGGTGCGGGCGCCAACGAGGAAGCGGCGCAATCGCTCACCGCCTCGATCATATCGGCCGAGGCGGAAGGACTCTCGACCGTCGGGCTGTCGCATTTCATCGACTATCTCGAAGCGCTGGAGGCCGGCCGCATCGACGGCAATGCCGAGCCGGTGATCACCCGGCCGGCGCTAGCAGTCTATCTTTCCGATGCGCAAGGCGGGCTGGCGCATACCGGCTTCGACCGCACGCTCGACGAGCTCGCCAAGGCGGCAAGACTGTTCGGCGTCGCCATCTTTTCGCAGAAGAATGCCTATACATGCGGCGCCCTCGGCTACTTTACCGGAAGGCTGGCAGCGCAGGGGCTAGTCTCCTTCGCCGCCACCAACGGTCCCGCCGTGCTTGCCGGTTCGGGCTCGGTCAAGCCGGTCTATTGCACCAACCCGATGTCCTTCGCCGCACCCGCCGCCGACGGTCCGCCGCTGGTCATCGACCAGTCGTCGAGCGCCACCGCCTTCGTCAATATCCGCAAGGCGGCCGAGGACGGCAAGAAGATCCCCGAAGGCTGGGCGCTCGATGCCAGCGGCAATCCCACTACAGATCCGGCCGCAGCCATGAAGGGGGCCATGCTCGCCTTCGGTGGCCAGCGCGGCGCCAACATCGCGCTGATGGTCGAGGTGCTGGCGGCGGGTCTGTCGGGGGCAAACTGGTCGCTCGATGCGCCCTGGTTCACCGGCGGCCCGGACAATCCCGGCACCGGCCTGTTCGTGCTGGCCGTCGAGCCCAAGCTGCTCGATCCGGATTTCGAGCAGCGGATGAAGGATCAGCTCGACCGGCTGCGCCGGCGCTACGGCGTGCACATACCGGGCCGCTCCCGGGCCGAGGCGGCGGAGAAGGCCGCGGCACGGGGCATCAAGGTCTCCAAGGCCGTGGTGCAGCGCATTTCCGAATTCGCCGAGCGCTATTCGGCCTGA
- a CDS encoding complex I NDUFA9 subunit family protein → MTEILQTPKLVVIFGGSGFVGRHVVRALAKRGYRIRVACRRPDLAGHLQPLGNVGQIQPVQANVRVRWSVDRAVQGADHVVNLVAVLHESGRQKFTAVHEFGARAVAEAARAAGAGLTHISALGADLEAASNYARTKALGEKAVLETIKDAVILRPSINFGPEDSFFNRFANMARYSPALPLIGGGHTKFQLVYVGDVAEAVARSVDGKVKGGQIYELGGPQVLTFKESMQEMLAVIERKRLLVPVPWWVANLQASILGLLPNPLLTKDQVLQLREHNVVSEEAAKANRTLAGLGIQPQALGTILPSYLWRFRAAGQFQRKTGGLNIGRRRAITGAK, encoded by the coding sequence ATGACCGAAATCCTGCAGACCCCCAAGCTCGTCGTCATTTTCGGCGGGTCGGGCTTTGTCGGCCGCCACGTGGTGCGGGCCTTGGCCAAGCGCGGCTATCGCATCAGGGTCGCCTGCCGCCGGCCCGATCTCGCCGGCCATTTGCAGCCGCTCGGCAATGTCGGCCAGATCCAGCCCGTGCAGGCCAATGTGCGCGTGCGCTGGTCGGTCGATCGCGCCGTGCAGGGCGCCGATCATGTCGTCAACCTGGTTGCCGTGCTGCATGAGAGCGGGCGGCAGAAATTCACGGCCGTGCACGAATTCGGCGCTCGCGCCGTGGCCGAAGCGGCACGCGCAGCGGGCGCCGGCCTGACCCATATTTCGGCCCTGGGCGCCGACCTGGAAGCCGCATCCAACTATGCACGCACCAAGGCGCTTGGTGAAAAGGCCGTTCTGGAGACGATCAAGGACGCCGTGATCCTGCGGCCGTCGATCAATTTCGGACCGGAAGATAGTTTCTTCAACCGCTTCGCCAACATGGCGCGTTATTCGCCGGCACTGCCGCTGATCGGCGGCGGCCACACCAAGTTCCAGCTGGTCTATGTCGGCGACGTCGCCGAAGCGGTGGCGCGCTCGGTCGATGGCAAGGTCAAGGGCGGTCAGATCTACGAGCTTGGCGGCCCGCAGGTGCTTACTTTCAAGGAAAGCATGCAGGAAATGCTCGCGGTGATCGAGCGCAAGCGCCTACTGGTTCCGGTGCCGTGGTGGGTGGCGAACCTGCAGGCGTCGATCCTGGGCCTCTTGCCCAACCCGCTGCTGACCAAGGACCAGGTGCTGCAATTGCGCGAGCATAATGTCGTGTCGGAGGAGGCCGCCAAAGCCAACCGCACGCTCGCCGGCCTCGGCATCCAGCCGCAGGCGCTCGGGACGATCCTGCCAAGCTATCTCTGGCGTTTTCGCGCGGCCGGCCAGTTCCAGCGCAAAACCGGCGGTCTGAACATAGGCCGACGGCGGGCGATTACAGGCGCGAAGTGA